The DNA window GTTTCGTCAACAGTTGGACACAGAGCTTCCGCACATGTCATTCTCCCACGGTATTCTGCCGTTTATTACGAATCGGTGCACGGTTGACGGTCCTTCACCCTACACGGAGATCCATTTTGGCCGCTTTTTCCTTCCTACCTACGGTCAAAGGTTCATGTTAccgtttcaaaacaaaacataacaCAAATAGGATTATTCTCAGTTTCTTGTAAATGGCACGGCGGCTCCATTTTTACAATGGTTGCACGATTGCTAGTGAAATTTACACAATGCAAACAATACACAAACTAATTTCAcccaaaatttcaatataaaatacCCATTGGAAAAAGTTACAGCAATTATAAACTGATGCAATTTAATTCTGAACAATCTTTAAGCCGCCATTGTTTGGTAACATCTCCAATGCAATCATGATAGGCAGTAGCTCGACTGGATTTATTTTTGATAGCAAAACCTGAATCTAAatgatccaaaatggagtctacgaagttctctttctagagtttttccaCTCTCCTCCTTGTAACGACAATACAAACCAAACAATTTTCGGAAAGTAAACTGCAATGTTGCAACGAAAATAGCGGTGATATTGTGATCGATAAAAAAGTGATTAAATAGGAAGCACGAAGAAATGTTGAACAACCTTTAGCCATATTGTTTGCTCTAGGACTTCTCCAGAGAATGGAAAGCCTCTTGATTCTCAAAACAGGGTATATGAGTCATGTCTCACTGATCGGCAGTGATTCTTCTGAAGAAAGTTGTTTGCGCCTATTTATTgatatatttgtttttaatGTACACATATTTAGCACCGGAGGTGGAAGGTGATAGCTTCACCGCCTGAATAATCTACGTACATTCAGTCATATTTATAACCTCCGCACGAATACATCCACGTATTAAGCAGAAACGTGACATAGATTTACGCATTTCTGTTTCGTGAAGTTTCAACAAATTGATGAGAAGAACAAATTGATGAGATgtcaaaaaagaatttttatagAAGACTAAGCAGCAGTGTGCTTCCTCATGTTGTACAAATCAGAAGTCAAAAAGCGCACCGCTTGTGAACATACAGACAACAATTACCACCCGCGCCGCTCTAGCGTGTacgtttaacttgtcgacacagCAAAGTCCCTTTCCTTCAACTGTGAGTGAAATAAGTGATCACACAAAAAAATCGCTTACTACtggagaacacaatcgcgattgactTTGGGCAGACCCGTCGTAGACCTATGGTGCGCAAAGTGGAAAAGTTGATTAAGGTGAAAATAGGATCTGTGCTCACAGAAATGTCACACATACAGCTTCATCATACGAGACAAGTaatactaataacgttcaactccttagccgagACAAAAAGCTTCATAGCGAAGCACAGCATGCAAcacgacgtcgaatatgaaaaagtcaaaaccaagatcctcGTGCATATGCACACTCAATTCGGTTCGTCAGTAAATTTAGAATCTGATAGtgagatttgtttgctgattttcggtgaaatattttccgagtatcaGCTGTGGAACGTCacttttgctgagatctcagacAAAAAATCGTTTACTGAGATCGCAGCTGTTGAGATTGTGGCAAAAGATGTGAAAAAAGCTGTGATTCGGTagaaaaattaagtgtgtggaCCCTGATCTGACGGAAATTCGCCTACACGATTAGGCACCGCGTGCTAGCACGGATTATACAAAGCAATTCATTGCGAAGTATGAAGAAATGGAATCCGTCACAAACGACACTTGGAGCTTAATCAAcctccctcttacttgactttcgaggACAGGTCATCtcaatgcatttttaaaaatcagttaaattaaatgcatttcttttcatcaaaatagaaattcataatgcattttgcgttgcgtgcaatatattttgcgttgcgtgtaagacgtcaaaaccctacaaaaattagccctacattcaacaaaacgtcgaacaaagtgaatcagcgtaggacgtttgttaaacaaacctTTCTGCGAGGAGTGCAAAGTTtaggcaaaaatggaaattaaatgcattttttctaatctgatgcaaatttgttatacatttctagagtgatctaccCCTAGTCCTACGCTCATCCACTTTAtccgacgttttgttgaatgtagggctagttgtTTTGAATAGGGTTTTCGAATTtttatggaaagaaatgcatgtaattttaaaaatgcatcgcaaGCGATCTGCCCCTAGTCCTAGAGtcattcgaaaacacaaaaagtaccaaacatgtaacagcgaaaatcaaagtTCTAGCCATGACAATATTGACACAAACACAAACTCATCCTACTGtttgattttgacatttgccAAGTTGGTGAAATTGTTGAAAGTGGCCAAATCAACTGTCCCCAACGTACTAAAAGTGTTTTTGGAAAACGTTTGTCGACAGTCAAGAAGACTGGACAGGGGGATATCAAAAGCAGGAAGCCGCGAAAATGACGAAAAGAGTGGACAGCTGTTTCAAGCAGAACGCCAACCTCTCCGTCTGAAATGTCGAAAGCAAGCTTGGAGTGTCATCTACTGCCATGCATCGAGCTAAAAAAGAAACCAAACTTTCGACTTACAAGAAGCTGGTGACTCCAAATCGTCACGATAAGCAAAACAAGTCGGGGATGCTATACATGAAGATGCTGACGAAGTTTGATAGCATTCTGTACAATGACGAAAAGTACTTGATGATAACCTTTAAACAGTTTCCTGAACGGGCATATCATACGTCGACTGGAAGATGAAAGATGGAAGAGAGTTTCAAACACAGTAAGCTGCAGTAGTTCGCAATGATATATCTCGTTTGGCAGTCCATCTGTTCCTGTGGCTTGAAGAGCGACGCTTTTATTGCAATTGGGGGATTACTAGGAGATCGTCATATTTGAGTGACACTTTCAAACCTTCAAAACCGCGACAAAACGCGCACGAATGCAATCGATGCGGTCGAAGAGTACTCTTAGCAACTATACACTGGATTAGCAATGTTCAATCTGCGATCTTACCTACATGGAAACTAGTAGTTGCGTGTAGAACTTTTGGTCTCTTCCATCCGGCCAGGACGGCAACAGGAGAGTTTTCCCAGCGTTATTGTTGgatgctccggcagcggtccttaaaGCTGTTCACAGACGAGGCAACAGGACGCACGCCACATGAATTAATCTCTATTAATGTTGTTCTAACTATTGAACTTtactacacagaaaaaagagCTTCCGACATCAAAAAGTTACTGATTACTAGATCCCTTTTTACGCTTTTCGGTATTCTGGCTGAAATCAACCAGAATGGTAATTTGAATTCTAGCGGAAACCCGACTCAAATcgaaatttttcggttttcgaaATCATTTAAAATCTAGAGTTGAGTAGGAACGATGACATAATTTGAATTAGTATTCACAGCTGTTTAAAGCCCATACTGCGACTGTAATAGCCGATTTCGCCGGAGCTTCCGGTGCGATGTTTAGAAGTTGGAATGGTTTATATACTAGGGGCAGATcccttgtgatgcattttaaaaatcatcgaaattaaatgcatttaatttcctccatattaaaatttagaatgcattttgcgttgcgtgtaagacgccAAAGCCCTGCAAGAAATTAGTTTTACATCTACCAAGCATCGAACAGTAGATCAGAGCAAGACGAATGGTGAACAGATTTTTCGGCGAGGAAGTGCAAAGTTGATTCAAAAATGGAACTgaaatgttatttttcaaattggatgCAGATTTGTTATAGACTTGTCCAGCTTAgttggtattgtgccgttttgacgtttgaattcgtgaggaaaacaaaatattttgctctGCAAAAACCGGTTGAGGTTAGGTAATTCGTGAAGCCAAATCCTTTGGCGATACattgcatctgtggttgtaaatcAGCTGTCAGAAATTTTAATTGAGGAGAGGTGAAGATGTTAAACTGTGAAAGTAAAACACAGTAGCACATTTTCGCGAATTTTTAAGAAATCTACATGATTGAAACATTTATTTATATAGCTACCTTGACACACCACACAAAACGTCAAACTCGATAGTTGAAAGACTTGTACACCGCATGCTACGATCATATGATCACAAAAAACAACTTTCAATCAGCTTCCCCTCTATAAGGCAAATTTAATCAATAATTCAAGTGCAGTCTGCAGCATCGGTTAACCTACGCATGGTCGACACTGCACCGCGCGCTTATAGCGGGACTTCCCGTAACCTTGATCATGATTTCGGTCTGACGGTTTTTGTTTCCTCACAGCACCCCCTCTTCCCCACTCGGTGTCGTGTCTTTATAATTGTGTTAAGCTTTTCCtctttttgttttacttttaaTTCGCTCGGTGGTCACACACAACTGCCTCGTCGGCGCAGTGATTATTTGGAACAGGCCGGCCATTGTTTCTTTGATGTCGTTTTATCGCTTTTCGCCTTCAACTCACCCACTTTTGAAGGCATTTCGCCGGCAATTAGCAGCTTCCACAGATGTTTTCATTCAACAGATTTCAATTGATTATTGTTTTCTATTCCTCTTTCACAACACAGCTCGCCATCTGCCTCGCGCTTCTGATGTCCCTGGTGCTGGTGACGGCACAGCACTATGGAAGACCCCTGACGGCGTTCGATCTGAGCTCGCTGACCGGGGACTTTGGTGGACCGAGTGCCTTCGCTGATGCGGACTTTAGCTCCAATCGACTAACCGCGGCTAGCGGGCGCGATCCACGACAGAACCGAGGTGAGTAGGTGGTATagattcttgttttttttttcagggaGTTTATGTCAGTCTGACCGTTTGATATAAAAGAAGTCGTTCAACCGCGGTTCGGGATGCCGAAATGTGCTTGGTTTCCGTGGTGATGTGCAGTGAAATAAGCTTATTATTTTGCTGTTTCTGAAATCGCAGACTTTATGCTTCTTCAGGTATCGCAGAACCGAAAACTAAGACTAGACTAGACTTCAACTAGTAGactggactagactagactggcctagactagactggactagaCTGGACTTGACCAGACTAGACTGGACTTGACCagactagactggactagactagactggactagactagactggactagactagactagactggactggactagactagactggactagactagactggactagactagactggactagactagactggactagactagactggactagactagactggactagactagactggactagactagactggactggactagactagactggactagactagactggactagactagactggactagactagactggactagactagactggactagactagactggactagactagactggactagactagactggactagactagactggactagactagactggactagactagactggactagactagactggactagactagactggactagactagactggactagactagactggactagactagactggactagactagactggactagactagactggactagactagactggactagactagactggactagactagactggactagactagactggactagactagactggactggactagactagactggactagactagactggactagactagactggactagactagactggactagactagactggactagactagactggactagactagactggactagactagactggactagactagactggactggactagactagactggactagactggactagactagactagactggactagactagactgggctggactagactggactagactagactataCTAGACTAGACTGGACAAGACTAGACTGGactggactagactagactagactagactggactagagtagactagactagactagactggactagactgaactagactagactagactagactgaactagactagactggactagactagactggactagactagactggactagactagactggactagactagactggactagactgggctagactagactggactagactagactggactagactagactggactagactagactggactagactagactggactagactagactggactagactagactggactagactagactggactagactagactggactagactagactggactagactagactggactagactagactggactagactagactggactagactagactggactagactagactggactagactagactggactagactagactggactagactagactggactagactagactggactagactagactggactagactagactggactagactaaactggactagactagactggactagactagactggactagactagactagactggactagactagactggactagactagactggactagactagactggactagactagactggactagactagactggactagactagactggactagactggactagactagactggactagactagactggactagactagactggactagactagactggactagactagactagactggactagactagactggactagactagactggactagactagactggactagactagactggactagactagactggactagactagactagactggactagactagactggactagactggactagactagactagactagactggactagactagactagactagactggactagactagactggactagactagactggactagactagactggactagactagactggactagactagactggactagactagactggactagactagactggactagactagactggactagactagactggactagactagactggactagactagactggactagactagactggactagactagactggactagactggactagactagactgggctagactagactggactagactagactggactagactagactggactagactagactggactagactagactggactagactagactggactagactagactggactagactggactagactagactggactagactagactggactagactagactggactagactagactggactagactagactggactagactagactggactagactagactggactagactagactggactagactagactggactagactagactggactagactagactggactagactagactggactagactagactggactagactagactggactagactaaactggactagactagactggactagactagactggactagactagactggactagactagactggactagactagactggactagactagactggactagactagactggactagactagactggactagactagactggactagactagactggactagactagactggactagactagactagactggactagactggactagactagactggactagactagactggactagactagactggactagactagactggactagactagactggactagactagactggactagactagactggactagactagactggactggactggactagactagactggactagactagactggactagactagactggactagactagactggactagactagactggactagactagactggactagactagactggactagactagactggactagactagactggactagactagactggactagactagactggactagactagactggactagactagactggactagactagactagactggactagactagactggactagactagactggactagactagactggactagactagactggactagactagactggactagactagactggactagactagactagactagactggactagactagactggactagactagactagactagactggactagactagactggactagactagactggactagactagactggactggactagactagactggactatactagactggactagactagactagactagactagactggactggactggactagactagactggactagactagactggactagaCTTGCCCAGTCTAGTCTAGAGTAGACTGGACTAGATGAGACTGGACAAAATCAGCCTGGAAAATTTAACATGGTATTTGTGCGcctaaaaatgaaaaatctttGCCCTTCTACCCCATTTTTTTGCAGGTCCGGTCGTGTTCCCTCCACCCCCAACGGACGGTCCCATGGAATCCAGCGGTGTAGTCGTCGGTGCTTCCGGTTACGGTTTCGTGCCTCCGAGTACTCCACAAAGTAAGACTGAGTCGTAATCGAATGATTCGTTACCATACTCTACTACCACTTACCTACTACCACTTTAAACGAGTGTAACTGGTGTCAGCTGTCCGATGATTAAACCTGCTACTAACAAACGATTTGGCCTACTACCAGCCACTGCCTGCCACCCCCTTACTACCTAGAACTAAGTTAATATTAGCATTACTTCAATACTGTGATTGGTTTTAGATTCTAACACAAGTTATTTTTTACTGCATGCTGTTTTCTCATGCCAATTTCGGAATGGCGATTCTAAACAATTTAAATTAGTCGTTTGAACGCGCCACGGTGGGAATGAGTCTATGCGAGACTCCATAACCTCTAAGAGAAGTGCattagaagcaaaaaaataggAACAGGCGAACAATCATTTGCATGAAGCATGAATGGAAGTTGGTGTACTTTAAACGCGGACACAGCTAAAGCATGGAAAATGGTATGCTCGAGTGGAATGCTGTAAATATAAACTAAACTATTTTCGGACGAGCTTTGCGTGTTGGGGGTGATCGAGTGGGTATCGTGAATAACAGAAACAGAAATTCCATTTAAACTGTTGAATCTCCGATGAAATATTCTTTAGGCATCAGTTTCTGGTGTTCACGAAAAAGTGATTAAAACTCGATTAGAATGCATCCGTTTGCGCCTAAGTGGCATAAACAATGACAGTGACAGTTCGTCTTTCACTTAGCCGCAAATAACCTTTaataataacttttaaaaattgtataattttgcatgaaatttagtcgATAAGTTGCATGATAGACAAATAACATACGTACTAATTGAAAAAAAGTCCCAAATGTAAATAATCCAGCGACCGTGGCCCTAatgttaaatttttgtttccctTATCCTTTGTCCATTATTAGTGTATTTTTGAGCTTCCCATTCCTCGGCTGTGGCAAACCCGGAAAACTAAGCAAGCCGTGTTTAGTAAGAGTAATATGTTCGTGAATAACCACCAGACCTACTACGCTACGACTGGTCGGTCGCACTAATCTGTCAAAACAAACACCGGAAAGAGTCTGCTTCGCCTTTTGCTAAAACAGTGTTCccacttttcatttttttcgcagATTCCTTTAACTCTGTTTTCAGAAATCTAAGATACTTCTAGTCTAGTTTAATCATTCGCTGTAAtttcgaaatttgaaaattttagtccTTTCTAACTCCTTCTTCGGTCAAGTTTACTTTCGACGAAAAGCTGCAGCATCACAACGCGTGTTGGTTAGTGGTTAGCAGTCGCTTAGTTTAAGACGTTAGTCTAGAAGTCAAGGAAACTCGAGCTCGCTCGGGCCGAATTTGCTGCCATATCAAATTTGGTATCTATTGATAAGAAAGGATTTACCTTTTAGGGACCCCTGGTTCTCGTGCGAATAACAGTGTAAAAAAACGTAGGAGAAGCAGGGGTGCTCTTTGTTTCAGCAGTAAGCCCTGTACAAATTGAACCCAAGAAGCACcgaagaacgaaaaaaaaaaaacgaattgtaTAGGAAAACTTGTAACATAGGGTTATTAACtattttatttaataaattattCTAGTTGACATTGTATAAAAAAGCAGACAAAGAAAAGGAAGAAACATGCAAAACAAACTGGTTTTAATGGATCCAATTAACCTCATCTACTATGCAACTGTAAATATGAAACGTGTGTATATTGGTTGTTTACTTTTATTTAATGGCGAATGGATTTTGATTAAACTACTTGTTTTTGATACTGACATTGACTCATATACACTAACACAACACTTGACTTGTACAGTTGATTGGGGGACCGTCGGCGATTGTGACGAGCaattcaattttcgattttcagcGGCTTTCACCTTACCATCGGTGGGGTCTTTTCCAAGGTCGGTCCGTTTCGCAAGCAGCAATAAATTGTTTGTCGTCAACCTGATCGGTCGGTTACTCAACGGACTACTAGCTAGAACCGAGCAGTAAACCAACAACAGCAGTCAGCCACCTTACAATTTATGCACCAATCAGCCCAAAGCGTATGTATACAGTGTTTCGATACCACCATCGGAGATCGTCATGACATACTGCCACCCGGATCGCCACCGTCGCCGTTGAAAGAAAGAATTAACTTTTATGGTGCAATAATTGTGTCGCAAATAGCAATACTTTTCTCGAAAACATATGGTCGCCTACTGTGATGTTTGTTAGAGGAGCAGCAGCGCAGCGCTGTCCATGCGGTTAAGGTGGGAAGGTGCGCATTATCTGGGCAATTCGATCGCCACCGTGCAGCTTCAGCAACTTGACAACAGTTCGCGTCGGTCGGGGTCTTTGTGTGGGCCGGCCCCCTGTTGCGGTTGGGTTTCTGTCCGTGGGTCGGGTCGATTGATTTTGTGGTTATGAATTGGCTTCCTTGTTAGATCGTGGATCGGCTGACTGGTGAGTGTATTGTGTCTGCGTATGACAGAAGCCGATGCTCAAGAAGTTACCTCATATAGGTAATTAAATATTAAACACGCTGAAGACTCACCATCtatatcgtttgtttaccatgtATCTGTCAATGTCATTCTAATCGAGCACCAGACCTCTCAATGGcactcaatccgaagaaaatctcTTCGAAACCTCGAATGAGCGCAATTGACAGGACTCGTTAGCCCGATCGGACTGaaactgacagataaatggtaaagaAACGATAGAGATGGCGAATGTTTATCCAGAGGAATTCAGCATCTTTAGTCACTACAAGTTCTGTTTGTTCATGCAACCGATCTGTTTACCCTTCAACGAACTTTGTTCTTGATTTTGAGTAAAATTATTCAAACCATTTATTTGGGCTTCAAAAGATATTGCTAGCTGGACAGGTAAttaaccgctgtcagttcatacattttgacacgaGTGgaggttagaacctgactcattTTCG is part of the Topomyia yanbarensis strain Yona2022 chromosome 1, ASM3024719v1, whole genome shotgun sequence genome and encodes:
- the LOC131677177 gene encoding uncharacterized protein LOC131677177 isoform X2; this translates as MKVLAICLALLMSLVLVTAQHYGRPLTAFDLSSLTGDFGGPSAFADADFSSNRLTAASGRDPRQNRGPVVFPPPPTDGPMESSGVVVGASGYGFVPPSTPQNSFNSVFRNLRYF
- the LOC131677177 gene encoding synapsin-1 isoform X1 — its product is MKVLAICLALLMSLVLVTAQHYGRPLTAFDLSSLTGDFGGPSAFADADFSSNRLTAASGRDPRQNRGPVVFPPPPTDGPMESSGVVVGASGYGFVPPSTPQKYRKKYPYHRYPLGSSNWKPILPQYLGPPQKPPPLYHHGGGLKKPLLHPPYKLSRPVALVEPKPKPPRPKRTQQPQSHLIAAFTVPGSRRG